The following proteins are encoded in a genomic region of Phycisphaerae bacterium:
- a CDS encoding dicarboxylate/amino acid:cation symporter — protein MSPDPVPPDTNAAQPAAPARRRLALHWQIVIGLIIGAVAGLIANAACPRQADGTPHAGLDWFVVNIAGPIGQIFLNLIFMVVLPLVFSALVLGIAELGDVRRLGRIGAKTLAYTLILSTCSVAIGVGLARTVQPGAHLAQERRDELRQRYASEADAKIADARAAKNLRETLLELIPRNPLQEMVGAVDGSSPGGGMLAVMFFALLFGIAVTLTPERTRPLIGVLEGIFDVTMVVIGFAMRLAPLAVGALVFRLTAVLGMDILHTLVWYVLTVLSGLALHLLIVYSLAVGLLARMNPLRFFSRVTEAAVTAFATSSSNATLPTALRVADQRLGLRREIGTFVLTVGATANQNGTALYEGVTVLFLAQVFGVDLTLTQQITVAVLAILAGIGTAGVPGGSLPLVVVILQTVRIPAEGIAIIIGIDRLLDMCRTTLNVVGDLAIATCVDRSERHRAARHARQASST, from the coding sequence ATGAGCCCGGACCCCGTTCCGCCTGACACCAACGCGGCACAACCCGCGGCACCTGCCCGCCGCCGGCTGGCCCTGCACTGGCAGATCGTGATTGGTCTGATCATCGGTGCGGTGGCCGGTCTCATCGCCAACGCGGCCTGCCCGCGTCAGGCCGATGGTACGCCGCACGCCGGCCTCGACTGGTTCGTCGTCAACATCGCCGGCCCCATCGGCCAGATCTTCCTTAATCTCATTTTTATGGTTGTACTGCCGCTGGTCTTCTCGGCGCTCGTGCTCGGCATTGCCGAGCTGGGCGACGTACGGCGGCTGGGTCGTATCGGCGCGAAGACGCTGGCGTACACGCTGATCCTGTCCACCTGCTCGGTGGCCATCGGCGTCGGGCTGGCGCGCACCGTGCAGCCCGGCGCGCACCTGGCGCAGGAGCGGCGCGACGAACTGCGGCAACGGTATGCGTCCGAGGCCGACGCGAAGATTGCCGACGCCCGCGCCGCCAAGAACCTGCGCGAGACCCTGCTCGAGCTCATCCCGCGCAACCCGCTGCAGGAGATGGTGGGCGCCGTGGATGGCAGCTCCCCCGGCGGCGGCATGCTGGCCGTGATGTTCTTTGCCCTGCTGTTCGGGATTGCGGTGACCTTGACGCCGGAACGCACGCGGCCCCTGATCGGTGTGCTGGAGGGCATCTTTGACGTCACCATGGTCGTCATCGGCTTCGCCATGCGCTTGGCGCCGCTGGCGGTTGGCGCCCTGGTCTTCCGCCTCACGGCCGTGCTCGGGATGGACATACTCCACACACTGGTCTGGTACGTACTGACCGTGCTGAGCGGGCTGGCCCTGCACCTGCTGATCGTGTATTCGCTGGCGGTCGGGCTGCTGGCGCGCATGAACCCGCTGCGGTTTTTCAGCCGCGTGACGGAGGCCGCCGTGACCGCCTTCGCGACCTCGTCATCCAACGCCACGCTGCCGACGGCGCTCCGCGTGGCGGACCAGCGCCTCGGCCTGCGGCGGGAGATCGGCACGTTCGTCCTTACGGTCGGCGCGACGGCGAACCAGAACGGGACTGCGCTGTACGAAGGCGTGACCGTGCTCTTCCTCGCCCAGGTCTTCGGCGTGGACCTGACTCTCACCCAGCAGATCACCGTCGCGGTCCTGGCGATCCTCGCCGGCATCGGCACTGCCGGCGTGCCGGGCGGCTCGCTGCCCCTCGTGGTGGTCATCCTGCAAACGGTGAGGATTCCCGCCGAGGGCATCGCGATCATCATCGGGATTGACCGGCTGCTCGATATGTGCCGCACGACCCTGAACGTCGTCGGCGATCTGGCGATCGCAACCTGCGTCGACCGCTCGGAACGCCACCGGGCCGCGCGCCACGCCCGTCAGGCGTCCAGCACCTGA
- a CDS encoding MotA/TolQ/ExbB proton channel family protein: MRHAELETRVVDKSSLIGSLIGIAACLYVGYRASEGNWAIFYSEKGMVMVFGGTISVALMAMPTDKLKCVPGYVRRFLFHKARSPSAVIKQIVELSEKGRRDGVLALESEVEKLDDKFLSQGLKMLVDGTPPDAIETNLRMELLSMQERHKAGKKFFDLIKLYAPGYGLVATLIGQIGMFGHLGGEVEIMGHMLAVAVVATMYGTIMANAVAGPIGDKLALRSGEEIINREMILQGILSIGAGDNPRVTMEKMLAFLPHATRAKINIDN; this comes from the coding sequence GTGCGACATGCTGAGCTGGAGACGCGCGTCGTGGACAAGTCCAGTCTCATCGGCAGCCTGATCGGGATTGCTGCCTGCCTCTACGTGGGGTACCGGGCGTCCGAGGGCAACTGGGCCATCTTCTACTCCGAGAAGGGCATGGTGATGGTCTTCGGCGGCACGATCAGCGTGGCGCTGATGGCGATGCCGACCGACAAGCTCAAGTGCGTGCCCGGCTACGTACGCCGCTTCCTGTTTCACAAGGCGCGCAGCCCGAGCGCGGTAATCAAGCAGATCGTCGAGCTGTCCGAGAAGGGGCGCCGCGATGGCGTGCTGGCGCTGGAGTCGGAGGTCGAAAAACTAGACGACAAATTCCTGTCGCAGGGGCTCAAGATGCTGGTGGACGGAACGCCGCCGGATGCCATCGAGACCAACCTGCGCATGGAACTGCTCTCGATGCAGGAGCGGCACAAGGCGGGCAAGAAGTTCTTTGACCTGATCAAGCTCTACGCCCCGGGTTACGGGTTGGTGGCCACGCTGATCGGCCAGATCGGCATGTTCGGCCACCTCGGCGGCGAGGTCGAGATCATGGGGCACATGCTGGCGGTCGCCGTGGTCGCGACGATGTACGGCACGATCATGGCCAATGCCGTCGCCGGCCCGATTGGCGACAAGCTGGCGCTGCGCTCCGGCGAGGAGATCATTAATCGCGAGATGATCCTGCAGGGGATCCTCTCGATCGGCGCGGGCGATAACCCGCGCGTGACAATGGAGAAGATGCTGGCGTTCCTGCCGCACGCGACGCGCGCCAAGATCAACATCGACAACTAG